Proteins co-encoded in one Bradyrhizobium sp. 170 genomic window:
- the hpnH gene encoding adenosyl-hopene transferase HpnH has product MAIPFFKEMRIGGYLIKQKLLGRKRYPLVLMLEPLFRCNLACVGCGKIDYPDAILNRRMSAQECWDAADECGAPMVAIPGGEPLIHKEIGEIVRGLVARKKFVSLCTNALLLEKKLDLFEPSPYLFFSVHLDGLKDHHDKAVSQKGVFDRAVSAIKAAKARGFTVNVNATIFDGHPAEEIAKFLDLTTELGVGVSMSPGYAYERAPDQDHFLNRTKTKKLFRDVFALGKGKKWNFMHSGLFLDFLAGNQSYECTPWGMPARNIFGWQKPCYLLGEGYTKTFKELMETTDWETYGTGKYEKCADCMAHCGYEPTAANAALVNPLKAMWVALRGVRTTGPMAPEIDLSQQRPAQYIFSAEVQKRLSEIRRDEAAAAAAKQQEKASTAA; this is encoded by the coding sequence ATGGCAATACCGTTCTTCAAGGAAATGCGTATCGGCGGCTATCTGATCAAGCAGAAGCTGCTTGGCCGGAAGCGCTATCCGCTCGTGTTGATGCTGGAGCCGTTGTTCCGCTGCAACCTCGCCTGCGTCGGTTGCGGCAAGATCGACTATCCCGATGCGATCCTGAACCGCCGCATGTCGGCGCAGGAATGCTGGGACGCGGCCGACGAATGCGGCGCGCCGATGGTGGCGATCCCCGGCGGCGAGCCGCTGATCCACAAGGAGATCGGCGAAATCGTGCGCGGCCTCGTGGCGCGCAAGAAGTTCGTCTCGCTATGCACCAACGCGCTGCTGCTGGAAAAGAAGCTCGATCTGTTTGAGCCCTCGCCCTATCTGTTCTTCTCGGTGCATCTCGACGGCCTGAAGGACCACCACGACAAGGCGGTGTCGCAGAAGGGCGTGTTCGACCGCGCCGTTTCAGCGATCAAGGCCGCGAAAGCGCGCGGCTTCACCGTCAACGTCAACGCCACGATCTTCGACGGCCATCCGGCGGAAGAAATCGCCAAGTTCCTCGACCTCACGACCGAACTCGGTGTCGGCGTCTCGATGTCACCGGGCTACGCCTATGAGCGCGCGCCCGACCAGGACCACTTCCTCAACCGCACCAAGACCAAGAAGCTGTTCCGCGACGTGTTCGCGCTCGGCAAGGGCAAGAAGTGGAACTTCATGCATTCCGGCCTGTTCCTCGACTTCCTGGCCGGCAACCAGAGCTACGAATGCACGCCCTGGGGCATGCCGGCCCGCAACATCTTCGGCTGGCAAAAACCCTGCTATCTGCTCGGCGAAGGCTACACCAAGACCTTCAAGGAGCTGATGGAGACCACGGACTGGGAAACCTACGGCACCGGCAAGTATGAGAAGTGCGCCGACTGCATGGCGCATTGCGGCTATGAGCCGACGGCTGCCAATGCTGCGCTGGTCAATCCGCTGAAGGCGATGTGGGTCGCGCTCCGCGGCGTCCGCACCACGGGTCCGATGGCGCCCGAGATCGATCTCTCCCAGCAGCGCCCGGCGCAGTACATCTTCTCGGCCGAGGTGCAGAAGCGCCTGTCCGAGATCCGTCGCGACGAGGCCGCCGCTGCCGCGGCCAAGCAGCAAGAGAAAGCCTCCACCGCCGCCTGA
- the ispH gene encoding 4-hydroxy-3-methylbut-2-enyl diphosphate reductase, with translation MEVYLAQPRGFCAGVVRAIEIVERALEKYGPPVYVRHEIVHNKYVVESLKAKGAIFVEDLSEVPPRAVTVFSAHGVARSVEEEAAARGLPVLNATCPLVTKVHNQGKRYMSKGRTLVLIGHAGHPEVEGTMGQVPGPVLLVQNVDDVAALTLPTDAPVAYITQTTLSVDDTKDIIAALQAKFTDIQGPDIRDICYATQNRQSAVRDLSKLVDVILVVGAANSSNSNRLREIGTEVGVASYLIADGSELNPDWLKDAKAVGITAGASAPEVLVDDVIEALRRIGPVKVSVLPGREENIEFRLPAELTAG, from the coding sequence ATGGAAGTGTATCTAGCGCAGCCCCGCGGATTTTGTGCGGGCGTCGTGCGTGCCATCGAAATCGTTGAGCGCGCGCTCGAGAAGTACGGTCCGCCGGTCTATGTCCGGCACGAGATCGTGCATAACAAATACGTGGTCGAAAGCCTCAAAGCCAAGGGCGCGATCTTCGTCGAGGATCTGTCGGAGGTTCCGCCGCGGGCGGTAACCGTGTTCAGCGCCCATGGCGTGGCCCGCAGCGTCGAGGAAGAGGCCGCCGCCCGCGGCCTGCCCGTCCTCAATGCCACCTGCCCGCTGGTCACCAAGGTCCACAATCAGGGCAAGCGGTATATGTCCAAGGGCCGTACCCTGGTACTGATCGGGCATGCCGGCCATCCCGAGGTCGAGGGCACCATGGGTCAGGTTCCGGGACCGGTTCTGCTGGTCCAGAACGTCGACGACGTGGCCGCCCTGACGCTACCGACCGACGCCCCGGTGGCCTATATCACCCAGACCACCCTCAGCGTGGATGACACAAAGGACATAATAGCGGCCCTTCAGGCCAAATTTACAGATATTCAAGGCCCCGACATCCGGGATATCTGCTATGCGACACAGAACCGCCAATCTGCGGTAAGGGACCTAAGTAAGCTGGTGGACGTCATTTTGGTGGTGGGGGCCGCCAATAGTTCCAACTCAAACAGGCTCCGCGAAATCGGCACCGAGGTCGGGGTCGCGAGTTATCTCATTGCCGACGGGAGCGAGTTGAACCCCGATTGGCTGAAGGATGCGAAAGCCGTCGGCATTACGGCGGGCGCCTCGGCGCCCGAAGTTTTAGTCGATGACGTGATCGAGGCTTTGAGGCGTATCGGACCCGTCAAGGTGTCGGTACTTCCCGGCCGGGAAGAAAACATCGAGTTTCGGCTTCCGGCCGAACTGACTGCGGGTTGA
- a CDS encoding MMPL family transporter → MLTSIVVAIVRTCTRFATLVVIVSLLLAVGASYYAARHFAINTDINTLISPDLDWRKRDNQFEQAFDREKLILAVVEAPTPELASAASKALFTKLSGDTKHFESVQPLGSGEFFEKNGLLFLPVEEVGKVAGQLEAAAPLIEIMAGDPSIRGLTGALETGLAGVKRGQVKLDNTERPFNLISQTVEDILNKGTATFSWRELTSDKPLTDADRRAFIEFKPKLDYSELEPGKGATEAIRQAATDLNFAGQYSARVRLTGPVPIANEEYSTVQDGAIVNSVVTVLIVLVILWMALHSSKIIFSVFVNLFIGLSLTTAVGLMMVGSLNLLSIAFAVLFVGLGVDFGIQFSVRYRSERFKNEDMALALESAARRCAVPLSLAAMATAAGFLCFLPTDYKGISELGKIAGAGMLIAFLTSITSLPAMLKLLHPPGESEPVGYAFLAPVDEFLERHRVIIVVGTLLLVVAGLPLLYFMKFDFNPINLRNPKAESIATFLDLRKDPNTGANAINVLTTSEAEAKKIEARLEKLPEVLRVMSIDSFVPEDQPAKLQLIAKAARVVGPALNPDSVDAAPSDEENVEALKSSVDSLRRAAGDGKGPGAVASRRLADALSKLAGSNQATRDKAQNIFVAPLKIVFDQLKNTMQAGPVTLKTLPPELLNSWKSKDGLIRVEALPKGDPNDNDNLRRFADAVLAAEPNAIGGPVSILKSGDTIVKAFIHAGIWALLVISLLLYLTLRRISDVLMTMVPLLVAGAVTLELCVLIELPLNFANIVALPLLLGVGVAFKIYYVTAWREGRTNLLQSSLTRAIFFSALTTATAFGSLWLSSHPGTASMGKLLALSFVITLAAVLLFQPALMGKPRDVGE, encoded by the coding sequence GTGCTGACCAGTATTGTCGTCGCCATCGTCAGAACCTGTACGCGGTTTGCCACTCTCGTCGTCATCGTCTCGCTGCTTCTGGCGGTCGGAGCGAGCTACTATGCCGCCCGGCACTTCGCCATCAACACAGACATCAACACGCTGATTTCGCCCGACCTCGACTGGCGCAAGCGCGACAACCAGTTCGAGCAGGCGTTCGACCGCGAAAAACTGATTCTCGCCGTCGTCGAGGCGCCGACGCCCGAACTCGCCAGTGCCGCGAGCAAGGCGCTTTTCACAAAGCTCTCCGGCGACACCAAGCATTTCGAATCGGTGCAGCCGCTGGGTTCCGGCGAGTTCTTCGAAAAGAACGGGCTGTTGTTCTTGCCGGTGGAGGAAGTCGGCAAGGTCGCCGGCCAGCTCGAAGCCGCAGCCCCCCTGATCGAGATCATGGCCGGCGATCCCTCGATCCGCGGCCTGACCGGCGCGCTGGAAACCGGGCTTGCCGGCGTCAAGCGCGGACAGGTCAAGCTCGACAATACCGAACGGCCCTTCAACCTGATCAGCCAGACCGTCGAGGACATCCTGAACAAGGGGACGGCGACGTTCTCCTGGCGCGAACTCACCAGCGACAAGCCATTGACCGATGCCGATCGCCGCGCCTTCATCGAGTTCAAGCCGAAGCTCGACTACAGCGAACTGGAACCCGGCAAGGGTGCGACCGAGGCGATCCGGCAGGCCGCGACCGATCTCAATTTTGCGGGCCAGTACAGCGCGCGCGTGCGGCTGACCGGCCCGGTTCCGATCGCGAATGAGGAATATTCGACCGTGCAGGACGGCGCGATCGTCAACAGCGTCGTCACGGTGCTCATTGTCCTCGTCATTCTCTGGATGGCGTTGCATTCCTCGAAAATCATCTTCTCGGTGTTCGTGAACCTGTTCATCGGCCTTTCGCTCACGACCGCGGTCGGCCTGATGATGGTGGGGTCGCTGAACCTGCTGTCGATCGCCTTTGCCGTGCTGTTCGTCGGCCTCGGCGTCGATTTCGGCATCCAGTTCAGCGTCCGCTACCGCTCCGAGCGATTCAAGAACGAGGATATGGCGCTGGCGCTGGAGAGCGCGGCCAGACGCTGCGCGGTGCCGCTTTCGCTCGCCGCGATGGCGACCGCCGCCGGCTTCCTGTGTTTCCTGCCGACCGACTACAAGGGCATTTCCGAACTCGGCAAGATTGCCGGCGCCGGCATGCTGATCGCGTTCCTCACCAGCATCACGTCCCTGCCTGCCATGCTGAAGCTGCTTCACCCGCCCGGCGAAAGCGAGCCTGTCGGTTACGCGTTTCTGGCGCCGGTGGACGAATTCCTCGAAAGGCATCGCGTCATTATCGTCGTTGGCACGCTGCTCCTGGTCGTGGCCGGCCTGCCGCTGCTCTATTTCATGAAGTTCGACTTCAACCCGATCAACCTGCGCAATCCAAAGGCTGAATCGATCGCGACTTTCCTCGACCTGCGCAAGGACCCCAACACCGGCGCCAACGCCATCAACGTGCTGACCACTTCGGAAGCGGAAGCGAAGAAGATCGAGGCGCGGCTGGAAAAGCTGCCGGAAGTTCTTCGTGTGATGTCGATCGACAGTTTTGTCCCCGAGGATCAGCCGGCAAAGCTGCAACTGATCGCGAAGGCGGCGAGGGTGGTGGGGCCTGCGCTCAATCCCGACTCGGTCGATGCGGCGCCCTCGGATGAAGAGAATGTGGAGGCGCTGAAGAGTTCGGTCGACAGCCTGCGCAGAGCCGCCGGCGACGGCAAGGGTCCGGGCGCGGTTGCCTCACGAAGGCTGGCGGATGCGCTGTCGAAACTTGCCGGAAGCAACCAGGCGACGCGCGACAAGGCGCAGAACATTTTCGTCGCCCCGCTCAAGATCGTGTTCGATCAGCTCAAGAACACGATGCAGGCAGGCCCCGTCACGTTGAAGACGCTGCCGCCGGAACTGTTGAACAGCTGGAAATCCAAGGATGGGTTGATCCGCGTCGAGGCGTTGCCGAAGGGCGATCCCAACGACAACGACAATCTCCGCCGCTTTGCCGATGCGGTCCTGGCGGCCGAGCCGAATGCGATCGGCGGGCCGGTGTCGATCCTCAAATCCGGCGACACTATCGTGAAGGCGTTCATCCACGCCGGCATCTGGGCGCTGCTGGTGATCAGCCTGTTGCTCTATCTGACGCTGCGGCGGATCTCCGACGTGCTGATGACGATGGTGCCGCTTTTGGTGGCCGGCGCGGTGACGCTGGAGCTTTGCGTGCTGATCGAGCTGCCGCTCAACTTCGCCAACATCGTCGCATTGCCGCTGCTGCTCGGCGTCGGCGTCGCCTTCAAGATCTACTACGTCACGGCCTGGCGCGAGGGCAGAACTAACCTGCTGCAGTCGAGCCTGACGCGCGCGATCTTTTTCTCGGCGCTGACGACCGCGACCGCATTCGGAAGCTTGTGGCTATCCAGTCATCCCGGCACCGCCAGTATGGGCAAATTGCTGGCGCTGTCGTTCGTCATCACGCTGGCCGCGGTGCTGCTGTTCCAGCCGGCGCTAATGGGCAAACCGCGCGATGTCGGGGAGTAG
- a CDS encoding DUF2147 domain-containing protein has translation MLHCPRTVARTIVYSGVFLATGLGAALAADPTGDWKVADGVANIRVAQCSGNMWGVVAWEKMPGGKDKNNPDAAKQSRPTLGMPILIEMKKKPGVDAWEGQVYNAKDGQLYSSTIKPVGADQLEIQGCVLGFLCGGETWTRVAPPIPSSPANSMAKGAPKGAPGAAPKIAAPTTAAPTTAAPAPAPAAPKTTGAVNPAPAPKAAPAQKQAAAAPGQPADIGDICLLPDIARFAH, from the coding sequence ATGTTGCACTGCCCAAGAACTGTCGCGCGTACAATAGTTTATTCGGGAGTTTTTTTAGCCACAGGTCTTGGCGCGGCGCTGGCCGCCGATCCCACCGGTGACTGGAAAGTGGCCGATGGTGTCGCCAACATCCGCGTCGCCCAATGCAGCGGTAACATGTGGGGTGTGGTTGCCTGGGAAAAGATGCCGGGCGGCAAGGACAAGAACAATCCGGACGCTGCAAAGCAGAGCCGGCCGACGCTTGGCATGCCGATCCTGATCGAGATGAAGAAGAAGCCCGGCGTCGATGCCTGGGAAGGCCAAGTCTACAACGCCAAGGACGGGCAGCTCTACAGCTCGACGATCAAGCCTGTGGGCGCCGATCAGCTCGAGATTCAAGGCTGCGTGCTCGGCTTCCTGTGCGGCGGTGAAACCTGGACCCGCGTCGCACCGCCGATTCCATCGAGCCCTGCCAACAGCATGGCCAAGGGCGCGCCGAAGGGTGCACCCGGCGCAGCGCCCAAGATTGCTGCCCCGACGACTGCTGCGCCGACGACTGCGGCACCGGCTCCTGCGCCGGCTGCACCGAAGACCACGGGCGCGGTCAATCCTGCGCCCGCGCCAAAGGCCGCGCCCGCTCAGAAGCAGGCAGCGGCCGCGCCCGGCCAACCCGCCGATATCGGCGATATCTGCCTACTCCCCGACATCGCGCGGTTTGCCCATTAG
- the hpnO gene encoding aminobacteriohopanetriol synthase HpnO translates to MPDSYLDVSGLFVERQAQRSSMHARHLNEQLVRVLKTIGYDVGFQKGQGQYLFDRDGARYLDLLSGFGVFAIGRNHPALREALKSVLDSDFPNLVQLDVSTLAGVLAERLLEHVPYLDKVFFANSGAETVEAAIKFARGATGRPGIVSCSHSFHGLSYGALSLMDDANFRSGFEPLLPGCTQVPFNDLAALEQALSSRQVAAFIVEPIQGKGVNLPTDEFLPGAAALCKKYGTIFIADEIQTGIGRTGKFLAVEHWNVEPDMVLLAKALSGGHVPVGALLTRKSIFDKIFNQMDRAVVHGSTFAKNDLAMAAGIATLDVIKQEKLVEQAAKRGAELRLALTRMVPGYELLKEVRGKGLMIGVEFGPPKSLKLKASWNLLETANKGLFCQLITVPLFKDHKILTQVSGHGSHTIKLLPPLVITEEDCSWIEKSFDDVIAASHKVPGAIWSLGKTLVDNAVRKSA, encoded by the coding sequence ATGCCAGATTCATATCTAGACGTTTCCGGGCTGTTTGTAGAGCGGCAGGCGCAGCGAAGTTCCATGCATGCGCGCCACCTGAACGAGCAACTCGTCCGTGTGCTGAAGACCATCGGCTACGATGTGGGCTTTCAGAAGGGTCAAGGTCAATACCTGTTCGATCGTGACGGGGCCCGCTATCTCGATCTACTGAGCGGATTTGGCGTTTTTGCGATCGGCCGCAATCATCCGGCGTTGCGTGAGGCGCTGAAAAGCGTCCTCGACAGCGATTTTCCCAATCTGGTTCAACTTGATGTGTCCACGCTCGCGGGCGTGCTGGCGGAACGCCTGCTTGAACATGTGCCATATCTGGACAAGGTGTTCTTTGCCAATTCCGGCGCCGAGACCGTCGAGGCCGCGATCAAGTTCGCGCGCGGCGCGACCGGCCGCCCGGGCATTGTTTCCTGCTCGCATTCGTTCCACGGCCTGTCCTACGGTGCGTTGTCGCTGATGGACGATGCGAACTTCCGCAGCGGATTCGAGCCGCTGCTGCCGGGATGCACGCAAGTGCCGTTCAACGATCTCGCCGCCCTCGAACAGGCGTTGTCGTCGCGCCAGGTCGCCGCCTTCATCGTCGAGCCGATCCAGGGCAAGGGCGTCAACCTGCCGACGGACGAATTTCTGCCGGGCGCCGCAGCGCTCTGCAAAAAATACGGCACCATCTTCATCGCCGATGAAATCCAGACCGGCATCGGCCGCACCGGAAAATTCCTCGCGGTCGAGCACTGGAATGTCGAGCCCGACATGGTGCTCCTGGCGAAGGCGCTCTCGGGCGGTCACGTGCCGGTCGGCGCGCTGCTGACGCGCAAGAGTATCTTCGACAAGATCTTCAACCAGATGGACCGCGCGGTCGTGCACGGCTCGACCTTTGCGAAGAACGATCTGGCGATGGCCGCCGGCATCGCGACCCTCGACGTGATCAAGCAGGAGAAGCTGGTCGAGCAGGCCGCCAAGCGCGGCGCCGAGCTTCGCCTCGCGCTGACCCGCATGGTGCCGGGCTATGAATTGCTGAAGGAAGTGCGCGGCAAGGGATTGATGATCGGCGTCGAATTCGGCCCGCCGAAATCGCTGAAGTTGAAGGCTTCGTGGAATCTGCTGGAGACCGCCAACAAGGGCCTGTTCTGCCAGCTCATCACCGTGCCGCTGTTCAAGGATCACAAGATCCTGACGCAGGTCTCCGGCCACGGCAGCCACACCATCAAGCTATTGCCGCCGCTCGTGATCACGGAAGAAGATTGCAGCTGGATCGAAAAGTCGTTCGACGATGTCATCGCCGCCAGCCACAAGGTCCCCGGCGCGATCTGGTCGCTCGGCAAGACGCTGGTCGACAACGCGGTGCGGAAGTCGGCGTAA
- a CDS encoding sigma-54-dependent Fis family transcriptional regulator — protein MASLSASNHVARVLSVADQVTDIDNGSRIANSWRRCLIDHKLDPARRGPPQTFTEAEVRHVAEPMEELIRVAVPELEDLARVLRDAGYCVNLADPNATMLLSRLPGGTDDRMFLQWKVYTGSNFSESFEGTNGLGTALAEQKPILVHRDEHFREQWGIFSCAVAPLFDHGGGLAGAVNITSCRDDLSRAAHQLALSVTMEATRRIERSIFRRRFRNAWIATVPGEGGTGLIAYDDDRRVVGACRSARSMLALTDGLLESGIALSDVVRFDNQAAGRADGRVELHRVDGSLLGQGHVAPPLRARPARLPPVKRREVPADRFDRLNQLAGSDPALIRGVNRLKSIGDHNLPILLRGETGVGKDVFARAIHASSSRARQNYVALNCAAMPESLIDAELFGYEAGAFTGARRDGSKGLIVQADGGTLFLDEIGDMPIALQTRLLRVLENREVWPLGALKPVAVDIRLISATHRDLGGMAEAGSFRADLYYRLRGLEIRLPALRERADRADVIALIAAEEAPDCRLAPAAWSMLLAYPFPGNMRQLRHALRLAGCTAEDGLITDADLDLPPFGGRAAEPDSAAAERAEITEALRSHGGRVADAARALHVSRATLYRKIKLLKIDTSSR, from the coding sequence ATGGCCAGCCTTTCGGCTTCGAACCATGTCGCCCGCGTTTTGTCCGTCGCCGATCAGGTGACCGACATCGATAACGGTTCGCGGATCGCGAATTCATGGCGGCGCTGCCTGATCGACCACAAGCTCGATCCCGCCCGCCGCGGGCCGCCGCAGACGTTTACCGAAGCGGAAGTAAGGCACGTCGCCGAGCCGATGGAGGAGTTGATCCGCGTCGCGGTCCCCGAACTGGAGGATCTCGCGCGTGTCCTGCGAGATGCCGGATATTGCGTCAACCTGGCCGATCCCAACGCGACCATGTTGCTCAGCCGCCTTCCGGGCGGGACCGATGACCGGATGTTCCTGCAATGGAAGGTCTACACGGGATCGAATTTCTCGGAATCGTTCGAGGGAACCAACGGGCTCGGCACCGCGCTCGCCGAGCAGAAGCCGATCCTGGTGCATCGCGATGAACATTTTCGCGAGCAGTGGGGCATCTTCAGTTGCGCGGTGGCGCCGCTGTTCGACCATGGCGGCGGTCTCGCCGGCGCGGTTAACATCACGTCCTGCCGCGACGACCTCAGCCGCGCCGCGCACCAGCTCGCGCTGTCGGTCACCATGGAAGCCACGCGCCGGATCGAGCGCTCGATCTTCCGCCGCCGTTTTCGCAACGCCTGGATTGCGACGGTGCCGGGTGAAGGTGGCACCGGCCTGATTGCCTATGACGACGATCGCCGGGTGGTCGGCGCCTGCCGGTCTGCGCGATCGATGCTGGCACTGACCGACGGCCTGCTCGAGTCCGGCATCGCATTGTCCGATGTCGTCAGGTTCGACAATCAAGCCGCAGGCAGGGCGGATGGCCGTGTCGAACTTCATCGTGTCGACGGCAGCCTGTTGGGGCAGGGGCACGTTGCGCCGCCGCTGCGCGCGAGACCGGCGCGGCTTCCACCGGTCAAACGCCGCGAAGTCCCGGCAGACCGGTTCGACCGCCTGAACCAGCTTGCCGGCAGCGATCCGGCGCTGATCAGGGGCGTCAACCGCCTGAAGAGCATCGGCGATCATAACCTGCCGATCCTGCTGCGCGGCGAGACCGGTGTCGGCAAGGACGTGTTCGCGCGCGCCATTCACGCTTCGAGCAGTCGCGCGCGGCAAAACTACGTAGCCCTCAATTGCGCGGCGATGCCGGAGAGCCTGATCGACGCCGAATTGTTCGGCTATGAGGCCGGAGCCTTCACCGGCGCACGGCGCGACGGCTCGAAAGGCCTGATTGTTCAGGCCGACGGCGGAACGTTGTTCCTCGACGAGATCGGCGACATGCCGATCGCGCTGCAAACGCGCCTGTTGCGCGTCTTGGAAAATCGCGAGGTCTGGCCGCTCGGAGCTTTGAAGCCGGTGGCCGTCGACATCCGCCTCATCAGCGCAACCCATCGCGATCTCGGCGGCATGGCGGAGGCCGGCAGCTTTCGCGCGGATCTTTACTACCGGCTGCGGGGCCTGGAAATCAGGCTGCCCGCCTTGCGCGAGCGCGCCGACAGGGCCGATGTGATCGCGCTGATTGCAGCTGAGGAGGCGCCCGATTGCCGGCTTGCGCCTGCGGCCTGGTCGATGCTGCTGGCCTATCCGTTCCCCGGAAACATGCGGCAGCTCCGCCACGCGTTGCGGCTCGCCGGCTGCACGGCCGAGGACGGCCTCATCACGGATGCCGATCTCGATCTGCCGCCATTCGGCGGCCGCGCCGCCGAGCCGGATTCCGCCGCGGCTGAACGGGCAGAAATCACCGAAGCGCTGCGCAGCCACGGCGGGCGCGTCGCTGATGCCGCGCGGGCGCTGCATGTCAGCCGCGCCACGCTCTACCGCAAGATCAAGCTGTTGAAGATCGACACAAGCTCACGCTAG